Proteins encoded in a region of the Flavobacterium sp. PMTSA4 genome:
- the mutL gene encoding DNA mismatch repair endonuclease MutL produces the protein MSSIIQLLPDHVANQIAAGEVVQRPASVVKELLENAVDAKATDIKLIIKDAGKSLVQVIDNGIGMSVTDARLCFERHATSKIRHAEDLFSLHTKGFRGEALASIAAIAHVEQKTKQEQEELGTHIVIEGSKFISQEPAVLPKGTSFSVKNLFFNIPARRNFLKSETVELRHIIDEFQRVALAHPNIYFTMYHNGSEVFNLPNSNFRQRIVNVFAGKMNEKLVPVKEETEIVHIQGFIGKPEFAKKNRGEQFFFVNDRFIKSGYLHHAIMAAYEGLLKDGAQPSYFLYLNVPPNTIDINIHPTKTEIKFDDEHALYAILRSAVKHSLGQFNVAPVLDFDRDPNLDTPYQYQQKEAEYPTIQVDRNYNPFSDGSNNSESAKQKQKSTTSNFSFKKPDFQPSWESLYVGLDEINTNHSEITFENEAVSSSLFEETDTEQETKRTYQIHKKYIVSPIKSGIVIINQKRAHERVLYEEFLSNMTVHQASSQRLLFPLELFFSVNEVELIKEIQSSLENLGFIFDAIQNDSIIVSGLPVTITESQISIIFDDLLNDFQNGVGNDSFSQNDSIAQSMAKCLAVKTGTYLTEKEQESLVNNLFACKEPNVSPFQKPTFITMSVEDLDKKFTL, from the coding sequence ATGTCAAGCATAATTCAATTACTTCCTGATCATGTTGCTAACCAGATTGCTGCTGGTGAAGTGGTTCAAAGACCAGCTTCGGTAGTAAAAGAATTACTTGAAAATGCGGTTGATGCAAAAGCAACCGACATAAAATTAATTATAAAAGACGCAGGTAAATCATTAGTTCAAGTTATTGATAACGGAATTGGAATGAGTGTAACCGATGCCCGTTTGTGTTTTGAGCGACATGCCACTTCTAAAATTCGTCATGCCGAAGATTTGTTTTCTCTTCATACCAAAGGTTTTCGTGGTGAAGCATTGGCTTCAATTGCAGCAATTGCTCATGTTGAACAAAAAACCAAGCAAGAACAGGAAGAACTTGGAACTCATATTGTTATTGAAGGCAGCAAATTTATTTCTCAAGAACCAGCAGTTTTACCTAAAGGAACTTCTTTTTCGGTAAAGAATTTGTTTTTTAATATTCCAGCACGACGTAATTTTTTAAAATCGGAAACAGTTGAATTACGTCATATAATTGATGAATTTCAGCGTGTTGCTTTAGCACATCCGAATATTTATTTTACTATGTATCACAATGGGAGTGAGGTTTTCAATTTGCCTAATTCTAACTTCAGACAACGAATTGTGAATGTTTTTGCAGGTAAAATGAATGAAAAATTGGTGCCTGTAAAAGAAGAAACGGAAATAGTTCATATACAGGGTTTTATTGGTAAGCCTGAGTTTGCCAAAAAGAATCGTGGAGAACAGTTCTTTTTTGTTAACGATAGATTTATAAAAAGTGGTTATTTGCATCACGCTATTATGGCTGCTTATGAAGGACTTTTAAAGGATGGAGCACAACCAAGTTATTTTTTATACTTAAATGTTCCGCCAAATACTATTGATATTAATATTCATCCAACAAAAACTGAAATTAAGTTTGATGATGAACATGCTTTATATGCTATTTTGCGCTCGGCTGTTAAGCACAGTTTAGGACAATTTAACGTAGCGCCAGTACTTGATTTTGATCGTGATCCAAATTTGGATACACCGTATCAGTATCAACAAAAAGAGGCAGAATATCCAACGATTCAAGTTGATAGAAATTACAATCCTTTTTCTGATGGCTCGAACAATAGCGAATCGGCTAAGCAAAAGCAGAAAAGCACAACTTCAAACTTTAGTTTTAAAAAACCAGATTTTCAACCAAGTTGGGAAAGTTTGTATGTTGGATTAGACGAAATTAATACTAATCATTCTGAAATTACTTTTGAGAATGAAGCAGTTTCTTCTTCTTTGTTTGAGGAAACAGATACAGAACAAGAAACAAAACGTACGTATCAAATTCATAAAAAATATATCGTTTCTCCAATAAAATCAGGGATTGTTATTATCAATCAAAAGCGTGCACACGAGCGAGTTTTGTACGAAGAATTTCTTTCAAACATGACAGTTCATCAAGCATCAAGTCAACGATTATTATTTCCTTTGGAGTTGTTTTTTTCTGTTAATGAAGTTGAATTGATTAAAGAAATTCAATCATCACTTGAAAATTTAGGTTTTATTTTTGATGCTATTCAAAATGATAGTATCATTGTTTCTGGATTGCCTGTTACTATTACAGAAAGTCAAATTTCCATCATTTTTGATGATTTATTAAATGATTTTCAAAATGGAGTAGGCAATGATAGTTTTTCACAGAATGACAGTATTGCACAATCGATGGCAAAATGTTTAGCAGTTAAAACTGGAACTTATTTAACAGAAAAAGAGCAAGAAAGTTTGGTTAACAATCTTTTTGCTTGCAAAGAACCTAATGTTTCTCCATTTCAAAAACCAACTTTCATCACAATGAGTGTGGAAGATTTAGATAAAAAATTTACCCTATGA
- the ribH gene encoding 6,7-dimethyl-8-ribityllumazine synthase, which produces MATANKNLSNYDKNTLPNASEFRFGIVVSEWNDKITNGLYNGAEAALLDCGVKAENIIRWNVPGSFELIYGAKKMIETQSVDCVITIGCVIKGETMHFEFVCEGVTQGVKDLNIKSDIPVIFCLLTDNTEQQSIDRSGGKHGNKGTEAAIAAIKMADLRKKSSQKGKSIGF; this is translated from the coding sequence ATGGCAACAGCAAATAAAAATTTATCCAATTACGATAAAAATACATTACCAAATGCATCAGAGTTTCGTTTTGGGATTGTGGTTTCAGAATGGAATGATAAAATCACCAATGGATTGTATAATGGCGCAGAAGCAGCATTGTTAGATTGTGGTGTTAAGGCTGAAAATATAATCCGTTGGAATGTTCCTGGAAGTTTCGAACTTATTTATGGCGCAAAAAAAATGATAGAAACACAAAGCGTTGATTGTGTTATTACTATTGGTTGTGTTATCAAAGGCGAAACCATGCATTTTGAGTTTGTTTGCGAAGGTGTAACACAAGGTGTAAAAGATTTAAATATCAAAAGCGATATTCCAGTGATTTTTTGTTTGCTAACTGATAATACAGAACAACAATCTATCGATAGAAGTGGAGGAAAACATGGCAATAAAGGAACTGAAGCTGCAATAGCTGCCATAAAAATGGCTGATTTAAGGAAAAAGTCAAGTCAAAAAGGAAAATCTATAGGGTTTTAA
- a CDS encoding tetratricopeptide repeat protein, translating into MATFNKRGYRTPKEKEEKLDNNYIENVNVDEKDSATAKAFETLDETASRTEDFVQKNQKYILSFLGAIALVTIGYLLYQRFVAEPNQQTAADELFVAQQNFQKAVDGDTKADSLFNLVLKGSEGKFGVVKIAEEYSGTDAGNLANYYAGIAYLNTGKYDDAIKSLEKFKSDDEVLSTLAIGAIGDAYAQKNQPKDALTYYVKASEAKKNDLTTPRFLLKAGKTALALGNKADALKYFTDLKDNYENTPEGQGVDGLIGMAQ; encoded by the coding sequence ATGGCAACTTTTAACAAAAGAGGTTACAGAACACCAAAAGAAAAAGAAGAAAAGTTAGATAACAATTATATTGAGAACGTAAATGTTGACGAAAAAGACAGCGCAACAGCAAAAGCGTTTGAAACTCTTGATGAAACAGCTTCAAGAACAGAAGATTTTGTTCAAAAAAATCAAAAATATATTTTAAGTTTCCTTGGTGCTATTGCTTTAGTAACAATTGGATATTTATTATACCAAAGATTTGTAGCTGAGCCAAATCAACAAACTGCTGCAGATGAATTATTTGTTGCACAACAAAACTTTCAAAAAGCTGTTGATGGTGATACAAAAGCAGATTCATTATTCAATTTAGTGTTAAAAGGTTCTGAAGGTAAATTTGGCGTTGTAAAAATTGCTGAAGAATATTCAGGAACTGATGCTGGAAATTTAGCTAATTACTATGCAGGTATTGCTTACTTGAATACAGGTAAATATGACGACGCTATTAAAAGTTTAGAAAAATTTAAATCGGATGATGAAGTTTTAAGTACATTGGCAATTGGTGCAATTGGTGATGCTTATGCTCAAAAAAATCAGCCAAAAGATGCATTGACTTATTATGTTAAAGCTTCTGAAGCAAAGAAAAACGATTTAACAACTCCTAGATTTTTATTAAAAGCAGGAAAAACAGCTTTGGCTTTAGGAAATAAAGCAGATGCTTTAAAATATTTTACTGATTTAAAGGACAACTACGAAAACACTCCAGAAGGACAAGGTGTTGATGGTTTAATTGGAATGGCACAGTAA
- the recF gene encoding DNA replication/repair protein RecF (All proteins in this family for which functions are known are DNA-binding proteins that assist the filamentation of RecA onto DNA for the initiation of recombination or recombinational repair.), translating to MFLKKITLFNYKNFSEATFEFDTKINCFVGKNGVGKTNVLDAIYHLSQGKSYFNPLAVQNIKHDEEFFVVDGEFEKKERTEQIVCSLKKGQKKILKRNGKLYEKFSEHIGLIPLVIISPADRDLIIEGSETRRKFIDNVISQLDKNYLQEIIKYQKIIVQRNALLKYFALNHTFDKETLSIYNEQLNEFGQKIFEKRKQFLEQFIPIFNQYYQEISNNAESVQLVYQSDLFENNLITLLEENLQKDRALHYTSVGIHKDDLSFEIDGFQIKKFGSQGQQKSFLIALKLAQFDFVKKQSGEKPILLFDDIFDKLDETRVSKIVSMVNQEEFGQLFISDTHPERTENIVKQTHQSYKIFNL from the coding sequence ATGTTTTTAAAAAAAATCACTTTATTCAATTATAAAAATTTTTCGGAAGCTACTTTTGAGTTTGATACAAAAATAAACTGTTTTGTTGGAAAAAATGGTGTTGGAAAAACTAATGTACTCGATGCAATCTATCATTTATCGCAAGGTAAAAGTTATTTTAATCCTTTAGCGGTTCAAAACATTAAGCATGATGAAGAATTCTTTGTAGTTGATGGTGAATTTGAAAAAAAGGAAAGAACCGAACAAATTGTTTGCAGTTTAAAAAAAGGACAAAAGAAAATTTTAAAACGAAATGGGAAGCTTTATGAAAAGTTTTCGGAACACATTGGATTAATTCCACTTGTTATAATTTCTCCAGCCGACAGAGATTTAATTATTGAAGGAAGCGAAACTCGTCGAAAATTTATTGATAACGTAATTTCGCAATTGGATAAAAATTATCTACAAGAAATCATTAAGTACCAAAAAATCATAGTTCAACGCAATGCTTTACTTAAATATTTTGCGTTAAATCACACTTTTGATAAAGAAACGCTTTCAATATATAATGAACAATTAAATGAATTTGGACAAAAAATTTTCGAGAAACGAAAACAGTTTCTGGAGCAATTTATTCCAATTTTCAATCAATATTATCAAGAAATCAGTAACAATGCTGAATCGGTTCAATTGGTTTACCAAAGCGACTTGTTTGAAAATAATTTGATTACATTATTGGAAGAAAATCTACAAAAAGACCGAGCATTGCACTACACTTCAGTCGGAATTCATAAAGATGATTTATCGTTTGAAATTGATGGTTTCCAAATTAAAAAATTCGGATCCCAAGGTCAACAAAAGTCGTTTCTTATCGCATTAAAATTGGCACAATTTGATTTTGTAAAAAAACAAAGTGGAGAAAAACCAATTTTATTATTTGATGATATTTTTGATAAACTTGATGAAACAAGAGTTTCTAAAATTGTTTCCATGGTAAATCAAGAAGAATTTGGACAACTTTTCATTTCCGACACACATCCTGAACGAACCGAAAACATTGTCAAACAAACCCATCAGAGTTATAAAATATTTAATCTTTAG
- a CDS encoding thioredoxin domain-containing protein → MKSKIFSLLLISFLFINCQGQPKKEVQTVDVKTYSEKLNKIENPQLIDVRTPAEYAVDKINEAKNINWNGDNFISEVEKLDKSKPVFVYCKVGGRSSQAANKLAELGFKEIYNLEGGIMKWNAAGMQKPTSKEYIGITSSDYEKLINSDKKVMVNFSAVWCAPCKKMKPYITKMQEDLKDKIKIVRLDADENKSLLENMKIDGLPVIIVYQNGKETWRNIGFISEEDLKKHL, encoded by the coding sequence ATGAAATCAAAAATATTTTCCTTATTACTCATCAGTTTTCTTTTCATCAATTGTCAAGGACAACCAAAAAAAGAAGTTCAAACAGTTGATGTAAAAACATACTCCGAAAAATTAAATAAAATAGAAAACCCACAACTTATTGACGTAAGAACACCTGCTGAATATGCTGTTGACAAAATAAATGAAGCAAAAAACATCAACTGGAATGGAGATAACTTTATTTCTGAAGTTGAAAAATTAGACAAATCTAAACCTGTTTTTGTGTATTGTAAAGTTGGTGGAAGAAGTTCTCAAGCTGCCAATAAATTAGCTGAATTGGGATTCAAAGAAATATACAATTTAGAAGGTGGAATCATGAAATGGAATGCTGCTGGAATGCAAAAACCTACTTCAAAAGAATATATTGGAATAACTAGTTCAGATTATGAGAAACTTATAAATTCAGATAAAAAAGTAATGGTGAATTTTAGTGCTGTTTGGTGTGCACCTTGTAAAAAAATGAAACCTTACATTACTAAAATGCAAGAAGATTTAAAAGATAAAATCAAAATTGTTCGATTGGATGCCGATGAGAATAAAAGTTTATTAGAAAATATGAAAATTGATGGTTTACCTGTTATCATAGTTTATCAAAATGGTAAAGAAACATGGAGAAATATTGGTTTCATATCTGAAGAAGATTTAAAAAAACATTTATAA
- a CDS encoding DUF2461 domain-containing protein translates to MITKEALQFLADLIANNNTEWMHTNKKRYENYKKDYHSFIASILAEMKPLDRTLEPLEVKNCTFRINRDIRFSKDKSPYKTNMGVWFTQNKNRKNSPGYYIHYEKRNSFIAGGVWCPEATELKQIRKEIEFFHDDLEKIIADKNFKKEFGEITRDENNMLKKAPKDFDPNHPAIEFLKLKSFTASAKIDDKLFTDKDFSKLVAQKLITLKPLNDFLTRALETEE, encoded by the coding sequence ATGATTACAAAAGAAGCATTGCAATTTCTTGCTGATTTAATTGCAAATAATAATACCGAATGGATGCATACCAACAAAAAAAGGTATGAAAACTACAAAAAAGATTATCATAGTTTTATTGCATCAATTTTAGCGGAAATGAAACCTTTAGACAGAACTTTGGAACCATTAGAGGTTAAAAATTGTACATTCAGAATTAATCGCGACATTCGGTTTAGCAAAGATAAATCGCCTTATAAAACCAATATGGGAGTTTGGTTCACCCAAAATAAAAACCGAAAAAACAGTCCAGGTTATTATATTCATTACGAAAAAAGAAATTCATTTATTGCTGGTGGCGTTTGGTGTCCTGAAGCCACAGAGCTAAAACAAATTCGAAAAGAAATTGAATTTTTCCACGATGATTTAGAGAAAATTATAGCTGATAAAAATTTCAAAAAAGAATTTGGAGAAATAACTCGTGATGAAAACAACATGCTCAAAAAAGCTCCAAAAGATTTTGACCCAAATCATCCTGCTATTGAATTTTTGAAACTAAAAAGTTTTACAGCTTCGGCTAAAATTGATGATAAATTATTTACTGATAAAGATTTCAGCAAACTTGTTGCTCAAAAATTAATTACTCTAAAACCACTAAATGATTTTCTAACTCGAGCATTAGAAACCGAAGAATAA
- a CDS encoding glycosyltransferase, whose protein sequence is MVKKRILFLGETYRADAITWINGLKEFGDFEIVTWELKTNNKGLNRIYRLLELIKSILFIKKIAKNYHPDMIIAERTTSYGFLAAISGIKPIAIAQQGSSDLWPLNSPFYFLKKKLQDYAFKKADLIHAWGEIMAEHMMKSGVNMSKVMILPKGINLEYFEFNDNSELNYIDAVVTRSLETEYNHETILKAFSILKQKGIPFKLTIVGDGSNLIKLQNLTKQLNIDKEVKFTGRIKNDEIPFFLKKSNFYISMPITEGVSSSLFEAMACGCFPIVSHIDSNEKWIEQKVNGILVDSINASKLAEELEWSFNRKDYLRKVIILNRKFIEEKANYKINMKKIADNYQYLISTKKVSN, encoded by the coding sequence ATGGTAAAAAAAAGAATTCTCTTTTTAGGTGAAACCTATCGAGCTGATGCAATTACATGGATTAATGGATTAAAAGAATTTGGTGATTTTGAAATAGTAACTTGGGAACTAAAAACAAACAACAAAGGATTAAACAGAATTTATCGCCTCTTAGAATTAATAAAATCAATTTTGTTTATAAAAAAAATTGCTAAAAATTATCATCCAGATATGATAATTGCAGAAAGAACAACAAGTTATGGATTCTTAGCAGCAATTTCAGGAATAAAACCAATAGCGATAGCCCAACAAGGAAGTAGTGATTTATGGCCATTAAATTCTCCTTTCTACTTTTTAAAGAAAAAGCTTCAAGATTATGCTTTTAAAAAAGCTGATTTAATTCATGCATGGGGAGAAATTATGGCTGAACACATGATGAAAAGCGGTGTTAACATGTCTAAAGTAATGATTTTACCGAAAGGTATAAATCTAGAATATTTTGAATTTAATGATAATTCCGAATTAAATTATATTGATGCAGTAGTTACTCGATCATTAGAAACGGAATACAACCATGAAACAATTTTGAAAGCATTTTCTATTTTGAAACAAAAAGGAATTCCTTTCAAGTTGACAATAGTTGGTGATGGAAGTAATTTAATAAAGCTTCAAAATCTCACGAAACAATTAAATATAGATAAAGAAGTAAAATTTACCGGAAGAATTAAAAATGATGAAATCCCGTTTTTTTTAAAAAAATCAAATTTTTACATAAGCATGCCAATAACTGAAGGTGTTTCATCTTCACTTTTTGAAGCGATGGCTTGTGGTTGTTTTCCAATTGTAAGTCACATAGATAGCAATGAAAAATGGATTGAACAAAAAGTTAACGGAATACTTGTAGATTCAATAAATGCTTCTAAATTAGCCGAAGAATTGGAGTGGTCTTTTAATCGAAAAGATTACTTAAGAAAAGTGATTATTTTGAATAGAAAATTTATTGAAGAAAAAGCTAACTATAAAATTAATATGAAAAAAATTGCTGACAATTATCAATATTTAATTTCAACAAAAAAGGTTTCAAATTAA
- the asnB gene encoding asparagine synthase (glutamine-hydrolyzing), whose amino-acid sequence MCGINGIFHLDFKKVDQNQLIKMRDVLEHRGPDDSGIYLNNNIGLGHRRLSIIDTSSNGHQPFISNDGRYIIVFNGEIYNYKDFYPELKSKGIALKSGSDTEVLLCLFELYGLKTLERLHGMFAFAIWDNLEKKLILCRDRMGVKPLYYSFHQNTLFFASEQKALFTAGVPLQVSENGLEEYFYNRFVAGENTLYENIKKLLPGHHITIDENGKKETVRWWNLKEQIQNHPKIINPKEWFEETFFDSVKLRMVSDVPVGVLLSGGLDSCSILSALHHQDYKNIETFNISFSEEEHNEYHLAKKITEQFNYNFNHTKLENENLYQNLIEASYFQDEPITHLNEPHLLAISKLAKPKVKVLLSGEGADELMGGYVRYKALKNQSLLKVISSLSKIEVFNKKPRYDKLFRYSKIKDESDLVIFNGSNIYPEDINLFYGDKKKPTNEYRYQILKEAKELYPKNLQRQALYFDQHTYLCSLLDRNDRCTMGTSIECREPFLDKRLIAGLGTLDSKWLFTGKKGKFILKNSMENKLPKEIVEFRKIGLSAPWGSYLLSFPRFIDELDNFSKSDIFNFPYLTNIDGKKLVKEVRNGNTQILPYFMPLFMLHKWQKNYYKKFV is encoded by the coding sequence ATGTGTGGCATCAATGGTATATTTCATTTAGACTTTAAGAAAGTTGATCAAAATCAACTGATTAAAATGCGTGATGTTTTAGAACATCGCGGACCAGATGATTCGGGAATTTATTTAAATAATAATATTGGTCTTGGACATAGAAGATTATCAATCATTGACACTTCATCAAACGGACATCAACCTTTTATTTCTAATGATGGCAGATATATTATTGTTTTTAACGGTGAAATTTACAACTATAAAGATTTCTATCCTGAATTAAAAAGTAAGGGAATTGCTTTAAAATCAGGTTCAGATACTGAAGTTTTACTATGCCTTTTTGAGTTATATGGATTAAAGACATTAGAACGTCTTCATGGAATGTTTGCCTTTGCAATTTGGGATAATTTAGAAAAAAAACTCATCCTTTGTCGTGATAGAATGGGTGTAAAACCTCTTTATTATAGCTTTCACCAAAATACTTTATTTTTTGCTTCTGAACAAAAAGCTCTTTTTACAGCTGGTGTTCCTCTTCAAGTTTCTGAAAATGGTTTGGAAGAATATTTTTATAATCGATTTGTAGCAGGCGAAAACACACTTTATGAAAACATTAAAAAACTTTTGCCTGGACATCATATAACCATTGATGAAAATGGAAAAAAAGAAACTGTAAGATGGTGGAATTTAAAAGAACAAATTCAAAATCATCCTAAAATCATAAACCCAAAAGAATGGTTTGAAGAAACATTCTTTGATTCTGTAAAACTTAGAATGGTCAGTGATGTACCAGTAGGAGTTCTATTGAGCGGAGGTTTAGATTCATGTTCTATTTTATCAGCTTTACACCATCAAGATTATAAAAACATAGAAACTTTTAACATTAGTTTTTCAGAAGAAGAACATAATGAATATCATCTAGCTAAAAAAATAACTGAACAGTTTAACTATAATTTCAATCATACAAAACTTGAAAATGAAAATTTGTATCAAAATTTAATTGAAGCTTCTTATTTTCAAGATGAGCCAATAACACACTTAAATGAACCACATCTTTTAGCTATTTCAAAATTGGCTAAACCCAAAGTAAAAGTATTGCTTTCTGGTGAAGGTGCTGATGAATTGATGGGTGGATATGTTAGATATAAAGCACTCAAAAATCAATCTCTACTCAAAGTTATATCTAGTCTCAGTAAAATAGAAGTATTTAATAAAAAACCACGATACGATAAATTATTTCGTTACTCAAAAATCAAAGATGAGTCGGATTTGGTGATTTTTAATGGTTCAAATATATATCCTGAAGATATTAATTTGTTCTATGGTGATAAAAAGAAGCCAACAAATGAATATCGATATCAAATTTTAAAAGAAGCTAAGGAATTATATCCTAAAAATCTTCAAAGACAAGCGCTATATTTTGATCAGCATACTTATTTATGCTCTTTGTTAGACAGAAATGATCGATGCACTATGGGAACATCTATAGAATGCAGAGAACCATTTCTTGATAAAAGATTAATTGCAGGACTTGGAACATTAGATAGTAAATGGTTATTTACAGGAAAAAAAGGGAAGTTTATTTTAAAAAATTCAATGGAAAACAAACTTCCAAAAGAAATTGTTGAATTTAGAAAAATTGGTTTAAGTGCACCTTGGGGAAGCTATCTGTTAAGTTTTCCTAGATTTATTGATGAGTTAGATAACTTTTCAAAAAGTGATATTTTTAACTTTCCTTATTTAACAAATATTGATGGTAAAAAATTAGTTAAGGAAGTACGAAATGGTAATACTCAAATTTTGCCCTATTTTATGCCTTTATTTATGCTACACAAATGGCAAAAAAATTATTATAAAAAATTTGTTTAA
- the murB gene encoding UDP-N-acetylmuramate dehydrogenase yields MQIQHNFSLKKHNTFGIEVKAKQFIAVHSVDELKTILENHQNDKKFILGGGSNMLLTKDIDALVIHIDLKGKKIIKENENHVWIESQAGENWHEFVLWTIDQNFGGLENMSLIPGNVGTTPVQNIGAYGAEIKDTFISCDAMEVATQKIKTFNKEECKFGYRESIFKNEVKNQFIITSVVFKLTKNNHKISVDYGDIKAELAKNNIENPTIKDVSNAVITIRNSKLPNPKELGNSGSFFKNPVISKEQFLKVQSQFPDVKYFEVSDTEVKVPAGWLIEHAGLKGYRKDDAGVHKNQALVIVNYGNATGKELLELSKFVQKTVFDKYGIAIEAEVNVI; encoded by the coding sequence ATGCAAATCCAACATAATTTCTCTTTAAAAAAGCACAATACATTTGGTATTGAAGTAAAAGCCAAGCAATTTATAGCCGTTCATTCTGTTGATGAATTAAAAACAATTTTAGAAAATCATCAAAATGATAAAAAATTCATTCTTGGTGGTGGAAGCAATATGTTGTTGACAAAAGATATTGATGCTTTAGTGATTCATATTGATTTAAAAGGCAAAAAAATCATTAAAGAAAATGAAAACCACGTTTGGATTGAAAGCCAAGCTGGAGAAAATTGGCACGAATTTGTGCTTTGGACTATTGACCAAAATTTTGGCGGTTTAGAAAACATGTCTTTGATTCCAGGAAATGTTGGCACAACTCCAGTTCAAAATATTGGTGCATATGGTGCCGAAATTAAAGACACGTTTATTTCTTGTGATGCAATGGAAGTTGCAACTCAAAAAATTAAAACCTTCAATAAAGAAGAATGTAAATTTGGGTATAGAGAAAGCATTTTTAAAAATGAAGTGAAAAACCAATTTATCATTACTTCTGTTGTTTTTAAATTAACAAAAAACAACCATAAAATTAGTGTTGATTATGGAGATATTAAAGCCGAATTAGCCAAAAATAATATTGAAAATCCAACCATAAAAGATGTTTCTAACGCAGTAATTACAATAAGAAACAGTAAATTACCAAACCCTAAAGAACTTGGAAATAGTGGAAGTTTTTTTAAAAATCCTGTGATTTCTAAAGAACAATTTTTGAAAGTCCAATCACAATTTCCAGATGTAAAATATTTTGAAGTTTCTGATACAGAAGTAAAAGTTCCTGCAGGTTGGTTGATAGAACATGCTGGATTGAAAGGTTACAGAAAAGATGATGCCGGTGTTCATAAAAACCAAGCACTGGTTATTGTTAATTACGGAAATGCAACCGGAAAAGAATTATTAGAGCTTTCAAAATTTGTTCAAAAAACAGTTTTTGACAAATATGGAATTGCCATTGAAGCAGAAGTTAATGTGATTTAA
- a CDS encoding FMN-binding negative transcriptional regulator has protein sequence MYIPDLYKNENQTEIEKLIHENGFAVLVNQTNGKLWATHIPLLLEHKNDKQFLVGHVSKLNPQAESFKTNDDVLAIFSGSHSYISSSWYDHENVPTWNYLAVHVYGKLKLHSYEESIEALKRLVDKYEAKSENPVRVENLSEKTMREARGIVSFEIEITAIESVKKLSQNRDDKNYKNIISELEKTNDNQAIEVAKEMKKNRP, from the coding sequence ATGTACATACCTGATTTATATAAAAACGAAAATCAAACGGAAATTGAAAAACTTATTCATGAAAATGGATTTGCAGTTTTAGTGAATCAAACCAATGGAAAACTTTGGGCAACGCACATTCCTTTGCTTTTAGAACATAAAAACGACAAGCAATTTCTGGTTGGACATGTATCAAAACTCAACCCACAAGCGGAAAGTTTTAAAACTAATGATGATGTTTTAGCTATATTTTCTGGTTCTCATTCCTATATTTCATCATCTTGGTACGACCATGAAAACGTACCAACTTGGAATTATCTTGCAGTTCATGTTTACGGAAAATTAAAATTACACTCGTACGAAGAATCAATCGAAGCGCTAAAAAGATTAGTTGATAAATATGAAGCTAAATCTGAAAATCCTGTTCGAGTTGAAAACCTTTCCGAAAAAACCATGCGTGAAGCACGAGGAATTGTTTCTTTTGAAATTGAAATTACAGCAATTGAATCTGTTAAAAAACTATCCCAAAATCGTGATGATAAGAACTATAAAAACATTATTTCAGAGCTAGAAAAAACAAATGATAATCAAGCTATTGAAGTTGCAAAAGAAATGAAAAAAAACAGACCTTAA